CGCTGCGGAAGAAGCAGAGGACCTTGCCTTTGCGGGCCCAGGCGGGCTGGCCGTACCAGAGCTTCGGGGCCAGCTCGGGGGCGTTGGCGGTGACGAGCGCGTGGATGCGCTGGGCGGTGGTGCGGTCGGGCTCGGGCATCTGCTCGATCTTGTCCAGCAGGGCGGCCTCGTCAGCGGCGGCCCTGCCCCCGCGACCCCGTCCCGCCTCCTTCCTCAGCTCCGCTGCCCGCTCCTTCATGGCAGCACGCTCCCGCTCGGAGAAGGTGCCGTCGGTCGTGTCGTCGCTGGTCCTGGCCATCACCGCGTCCTCCCGGTCGGTTCGTCTCGTACCGGAGACGCTAGCCAGGGCAGGCAGCGCCTGCTTCTCGATTCCTGACCTCCTGCCCGGCCCCGACGTCAGACCCCGGGACGGCGACAGG
The sequence above is a segment of the Auraticoccus monumenti genome. Coding sequences within it:
- a CDS encoding DUF1801 domain-containing protein, which encodes MARTSDDTTDGTFSERERAAMKERAAELRKEAGRGRGGRAAADEAALLDKIEQMPEPDRTTAQRIHALVTANAPELAPKLWYGQPAWARKGKVLCFFRSGQADGERYSTFGVTPEAALDEASGTWPTSFAVTELTDQAEQTLAALLQRALA